One Actinoplanes missouriensis 431 DNA segment encodes these proteins:
- the trpS gene encoding tryptophan--tRNA ligase, translated as MSDVARRPRVLSGIQPTADSFHLGNYLGAVRNWVAMQNTHDAFYCVVDLHAITMGHDPVALRNRTRVSVAQLLALGLDPELCTLFVQSHVPEHAQLGWVLSCITGFGEASRMVQFKDKSAKAGQDSTSVGLFTYPILQAADILLYQADQVPVGEDQRQHLELTRDLAQRFNTRFGKTFTTPSAYIVKDTAKITDLQDPTIKMSKSASSPNGIIELLDDPARSAKKIRSAVTDTGREVLFDEENKPGVSNLLTIYAALTGRTIDDLVEGYEGRGYGDLKKDLAEVLVEFVKPIQERTKAYLDDPAHLDKILAIGAEKARAVSAVTLARAYQNVGFVAPARGA; from the coding sequence ATGTCCGACGTTGCCCGCCGCCCGCGTGTGCTTTCCGGCATTCAGCCGACCGCCGATTCCTTCCACCTCGGCAACTATCTGGGCGCCGTCCGCAACTGGGTGGCGATGCAGAACACGCATGACGCCTTCTACTGCGTGGTCGACCTGCACGCGATCACCATGGGGCACGACCCGGTGGCTCTGCGCAACCGTACTCGCGTCTCGGTGGCGCAGCTGCTCGCGCTCGGCCTGGACCCGGAGCTCTGCACGCTCTTCGTGCAGTCGCACGTCCCCGAGCACGCGCAACTCGGCTGGGTGCTCAGCTGCATCACCGGTTTCGGTGAGGCCAGCCGGATGGTCCAGTTCAAGGACAAGTCGGCGAAAGCGGGCCAGGACAGCACGTCCGTCGGCCTCTTCACCTACCCGATCCTCCAGGCCGCGGACATCCTGCTCTACCAGGCCGACCAGGTGCCGGTCGGCGAGGACCAGCGGCAGCACCTCGAGCTCACCCGGGACCTGGCGCAGCGGTTCAACACGCGGTTCGGCAAGACCTTCACCACCCCCTCGGCGTACATCGTGAAGGACACCGCGAAGATCACCGACCTGCAGGATCCGACGATCAAGATGTCCAAGTCGGCCTCCTCGCCGAACGGCATCATCGAGCTGCTGGACGACCCGGCGCGCTCGGCCAAGAAGATCAGGTCGGCGGTCACCGACACCGGACGAGAGGTCCTCTTCGACGAGGAGAACAAGCCCGGCGTCAGTAACCTGCTCACCATCTACGCCGCGCTCACCGGCCGGACCATCGACGACCTTGTCGAGGGGTACGAGGGACGCGGCTACGGCGACCTGAAGAAGGACCTGGCCGAGGTGCTCGTCGAGTTCGTCAAGCCGATCCAGGAGCGCACCAAGGCGTACCTGGACGATCCGGCCCACCTCGACAAGATCCTCGCGATCGGCGCGGAGAAGGCCCGGGCCGTCTCGGCGGTGACGCTGGCACGGGCGTACCAGAACGTGGGTTTCGTCGCCCCGGCCCGCGGAGCCTGA
- the galE gene encoding UDP-glucose 4-epimerase GalE, with protein MKLLVTGGAGYVGSVTSRLLLDAGHEVVVLDNLRTGFREAVAPDATFVEADIADAAQVLTPDAGFDAVLHFAGLIAAGESMAKPGLYWHENVVKSLALLDAIRAAKVPRVIFSSTAAVYGNPVELPITESSIKAPTSTYGSTKLTFDLALTSETFAHGLAAVSLRYFNVAGAYITGEHEIGERHDPETHLIPITLQAAAGKREKLQLFGDDYPTTDGTCVRDYIHVEDLARAHLLALDATVAGEHKIYNLGNGNGFSNKQVVEAAREVTGAAIPVEIAPRRDGDPATLVASSERARTELGWTPRKNTLQAMIGDAWTFYRKHVA; from the coding sequence ATGAAACTGCTCGTCACCGGCGGCGCCGGCTACGTCGGCAGCGTGACCAGCAGGCTACTGCTGGACGCCGGCCACGAAGTGGTCGTCCTCGACAACCTTCGCACCGGCTTCCGCGAGGCCGTCGCCCCGGACGCCACCTTCGTCGAGGCCGACATCGCCGACGCCGCGCAGGTCCTCACCCCGGACGCCGGATTCGACGCGGTGCTGCACTTCGCCGGGCTGATCGCGGCCGGCGAGTCGATGGCCAAGCCCGGGCTGTACTGGCACGAGAACGTGGTGAAGTCGCTCGCCCTGCTGGACGCGATCCGCGCCGCCAAGGTGCCGCGGGTGATCTTCTCGTCCACCGCGGCGGTCTACGGCAACCCGGTCGAGCTGCCCATCACCGAGTCCTCGATCAAGGCCCCCACCAGCACGTACGGGTCGACGAAGCTCACCTTCGACCTGGCGCTGACCTCGGAGACGTTCGCACACGGGCTGGCTGCCGTCTCGCTGCGCTACTTCAACGTGGCCGGGGCGTACATCACCGGCGAGCACGAGATCGGCGAGCGGCACGACCCGGAGACCCACCTCATCCCGATCACCCTGCAGGCCGCCGCCGGCAAGCGGGAGAAGCTGCAGCTCTTCGGCGACGACTACCCCACCACCGACGGCACGTGCGTGCGCGACTACATCCACGTCGAGGACCTGGCGCGGGCCCACCTGCTGGCCCTGGACGCGACGGTGGCCGGCGAGCACAAGATCTACAACCTGGGCAACGGCAACGGCTTCTCCAACAAGCAGGTCGTCGAGGCCGCCCGTGAGGTCACCGGCGCGGCCATCCCGGTGGAGATCGCCCCGCGCCGTGACGGCGACCCGGCGACCCTTGTCGCCTCCTCCGAGCGCGCCCGCACCGAGCTCGGCTGGACGCCGCGGAAGAACACCCTGCAGGCGATGATCGGCGACGCCTGGACCTTCTACCGGAAGCACGTGGCATGA
- the galK gene encoding galactokinase — MSVKEIFTAAYGAEPAGVWAAPGRVNLIGEHTDYNDGFVLPFALPQRTLAAAGPSPDDRWHVCSTLIPEPVSFGTTAPGEVTGWGAYVAGVVWALQEAGFEVPTARIAIDSDVPLGSGLSSSAALESAVLTALIDLGGLDLPLEKRPALAQRAENVYVGAPTGIMDQSASIRCQDGKALFLDCRSYEVEQIPFDLAAEGLAILVINSNAPHQHVDGEYGARRKSCEEAAALLGVPALRDVATADLPAALERLGDDVLVRRTRHIVTENQRVLDTVALLRDGRVREVGPLLTASHASMRDDFEITVAQVDVAVEASLAAGAYGARMTGGGFGGCVLALVDADRADATAAAVAGAYAERGFTAPTSWVAVAGPGAARI, encoded by the coding sequence ATGAGCGTCAAGGAGATCTTCACGGCCGCCTACGGCGCCGAGCCGGCGGGCGTCTGGGCCGCGCCCGGGCGGGTGAACCTGATCGGCGAGCACACCGACTACAACGACGGCTTCGTGCTCCCCTTCGCGCTGCCGCAGCGCACCCTCGCCGCGGCCGGCCCGTCGCCGGACGACCGCTGGCACGTCTGCTCGACCCTCATCCCCGAGCCGGTGAGCTTCGGGACCACCGCGCCGGGTGAGGTCACCGGCTGGGGCGCCTACGTCGCCGGAGTGGTCTGGGCGCTGCAGGAGGCGGGCTTCGAGGTGCCGACGGCGCGCATCGCGATCGACTCGGACGTGCCGCTCGGCTCCGGCCTCTCGTCCTCCGCCGCTCTCGAGTCGGCGGTGCTGACCGCGCTGATCGACCTCGGCGGCCTGGACCTGCCGCTGGAGAAGCGCCCGGCGCTCGCCCAGCGGGCCGAGAACGTGTACGTCGGAGCGCCCACCGGAATCATGGACCAGTCGGCCTCGATCCGCTGCCAGGACGGCAAGGCGCTGTTCCTGGACTGCCGGTCGTACGAGGTCGAGCAGATCCCGTTCGACCTGGCCGCCGAGGGCCTGGCCATCCTGGTGATCAACAGCAACGCCCCGCACCAGCACGTCGACGGCGAGTACGGCGCACGCCGCAAGAGCTGCGAGGAGGCGGCCGCGCTGCTGGGCGTGCCGGCCCTGCGCGACGTCGCCACCGCCGACCTGCCGGCCGCGCTCGAGCGCCTCGGCGACGACGTCCTGGTCCGCCGGACCCGGCACATCGTCACCGAGAACCAGCGCGTCCTGGACACCGTGGCGCTGCTGCGTGACGGCCGGGTCCGCGAGGTCGGCCCGCTGCTGACCGCCTCGCACGCCTCGATGCGGGACGACTTCGAGATCACCGTGGCCCAGGTGGACGTGGCGGTGGAGGCGTCGCTCGCGGCCGGCGCGTACGGCGCCCGGATGACCGGCGGCGGCTTCGGCGGCTGTGTGCTCGCCCTGGTCGACGCGGACCGGGCCGACGCCACCGCCGCGGCGGTGGCCGGCGCGTACGCCGAGCGCGGCTTCACCGCTCCGACCAGCTGGGTCGCCGTGGCCGGGCCGGGCGCGGCGAGGATCTAG
- a CDS encoding ATP-binding protein: protein MGVSPPYLSDDTEQGVTVRLDAGADAAVSLLTVRGSWDDQLRLNASATLRRCFTEHPDALIVDLTGLLDPNSESAPTWVTAQHAAAALIPPVPVALCVPPDLPLADRMQGLGVGRFLPVYAKVRQARVALAGRIPGSERLTATLAPDTDAPSAARNLVSDACLSWGLASLLHPSRLVMSELVTNAVEHAGTEIHVVVTRRGSGLHLAVADGDPALPRLLPSTTRPRPDLPLDERGRGLRTVDQTAASWGAVPAENGKIVWATVRSPLIGLR from the coding sequence ATGGGGGTCAGCCCACCGTATCTCTCCGATGACACCGAGCAAGGTGTCACGGTCCGCCTCGATGCCGGGGCGGACGCCGCAGTCTCTCTCCTCACGGTCCGTGGCTCCTGGGACGACCAGCTCCGGCTCAACGCCTCGGCGACGCTGCGCCGATGCTTCACCGAGCATCCGGACGCCCTCATCGTGGACCTCACCGGGCTGCTCGACCCGAACAGCGAGAGCGCGCCGACCTGGGTGACCGCTCAGCACGCCGCGGCGGCTCTGATACCGCCGGTGCCGGTGGCGCTCTGCGTGCCGCCGGATCTGCCGCTGGCGGACCGCATGCAGGGCCTGGGAGTGGGCCGGTTCCTGCCGGTGTACGCGAAGGTGCGGCAGGCCCGGGTGGCGCTGGCCGGCCGGATCCCCGGCAGCGAGCGGCTCACGGCCACGCTGGCGCCGGACACCGACGCCCCGAGCGCCGCGCGCAACCTGGTCAGTGACGCCTGCCTGTCCTGGGGACTGGCGAGTCTGCTGCACCCCAGCCGGCTGGTCATGTCCGAGCTGGTGACGAACGCGGTCGAGCACGCCGGCACCGAGATCCACGTGGTGGTGACCCGGCGCGGTTCGGGCCTGCACCTGGCGGTGGCCGACGGCGACCCGGCACTGCCCCGGCTGCTGCCGAGCACCACCCGCCCGCGCCCCGACCTGCCGCTCGACGAGCGGGGCCGGGGCCTGCGGACGGTGGATCAGACGGCCGCCTCCTGGGGCGCGGTGCCCGCGGAGAACGGCAAGATCGTCTGGGCGACGGTACGCAGTCCGCTTATCGGGCTTCGATGA
- the cysN gene encoding sulfate adenylyltransferase subunit CysN — protein sequence MSQAVLEPEAAAGRGMDLLRFATAGSVDDGKSTLIGRLLYDTKTIFEDQLEAVESASASRGDEYTNLALLTDGLRAEREQGITIDVAYRYFATPRRKFIIADTPGHIQYTRNMVTGASTADLALILVDARKGLVEQSRRHAFLTTLLRVPHLVLCVNKMDLVDWDKEVYDRIADEFTSFAAKLDAPDLTIIPISALNGDNIASRSDKSPWYEGPSLLHHLEHVHIASDRNLVDVRFPVQYVIRPQSTTVTDYRGYAGQVASGILKPGDEVLALPSGLTSKIASIDTADGPVEEAFPPMSVTVRLTDEIDISRGDMICRPNNAPAVAQDIEAMICWMDESAPLRVGGKYTIKHTTRTARTVVRGVQYRLDVNTLHRDESAGELALNEIGRIKLRTTVPLLADEYRRNRTTGGFILIDEGTNRTVGAGMIIEAR from the coding sequence ATGAGCCAGGCAGTTCTCGAGCCGGAAGCCGCAGCCGGGCGCGGCATGGACCTGCTGAGGTTCGCCACCGCCGGAAGCGTGGACGACGGCAAGTCGACGCTCATCGGCCGGCTGCTCTACGACACCAAGACGATCTTCGAGGACCAGCTCGAGGCCGTGGAGAGCGCCAGCGCGTCCCGCGGCGACGAGTACACGAACCTCGCGCTGCTCACCGACGGCCTGCGGGCCGAGCGGGAGCAGGGCATCACGATCGACGTGGCGTACCGGTACTTCGCCACCCCGCGCCGCAAGTTCATCATCGCGGACACCCCGGGGCACATCCAGTACACCCGGAACATGGTCACCGGCGCCTCCACTGCCGACCTGGCGCTGATCCTGGTCGACGCCCGCAAGGGCCTGGTCGAGCAGTCCCGCCGACACGCGTTCCTGACCACCCTGCTGCGGGTGCCGCACCTGGTGCTCTGCGTGAACAAGATGGACCTGGTCGACTGGGACAAGGAGGTCTACGACCGGATCGCCGACGAGTTCACCTCGTTCGCCGCGAAGCTGGACGCCCCGGACCTGACGATCATCCCGATCTCGGCGCTCAACGGCGACAACATCGCGTCCCGGTCGGACAAGTCCCCGTGGTACGAGGGCCCGTCCCTGCTGCACCACCTGGAGCACGTGCACATCGCCAGCGACCGCAACCTGGTCGACGTCCGGTTCCCGGTGCAGTACGTGATCCGCCCGCAGTCCACCACCGTGACCGACTACCGGGGTTACGCCGGTCAGGTCGCCTCCGGCATCCTCAAGCCCGGTGACGAGGTGCTCGCCCTGCCGTCCGGCCTGACCAGCAAGATCGCGTCGATCGACACCGCGGACGGGCCGGTCGAGGAGGCCTTCCCGCCGATGTCGGTGACGGTCCGGCTGACCGACGAGATCGACATCTCGCGCGGCGACATGATCTGCCGGCCGAACAACGCGCCGGCCGTCGCGCAGGACATCGAGGCGATGATCTGCTGGATGGACGAGTCGGCGCCGCTGCGCGTCGGTGGGAAGTACACGATCAAGCACACCACCCGGACGGCGCGGACCGTGGTCCGCGGCGTGCAGTACCGGCTGGACGTGAACACGCTGCACCGCGACGAGTCGGCCGGTGAGCTCGCGCTCAACGAGATCGGCCGGATCAAGCTGCGGACCACCGTGCCGCTGCTGGCGGACGAGTACCGCCGCAACCGGACGACCGGTGGCTTCATCCTGATCGACGAGGGCACCAACCGTACGGTCGGCGCCGGCATGATCATCGAAGCCCGATAA
- the cysD gene encoding sulfate adenylyltransferase subunit CysD has translation MSQTKPYRVSHLDALEAESIFIMREVMAEFERPALLFSGGKDSIVMLRLAEKAFAPGRIPFPVMHVDTGHNFPEVLEYRDRRVATLGLNLVIASVQEAIDTGLVRELPDGTRNRIQTPVLLAAQEKYRFDALFGGARRDEEKARAKERMFSFRDEFGQWDPKNQRPELWSLYNGRHHPGESIRVFPLSNWTELDVWHYIAKEQIPLPSIYYAHDREVVERNGMFYAVNEFIRLRDGETSEVRRVRYRTVGDASQTAAVLSEADTVEKVIDEVAATRITERGATRGDDRVSEAAMEDRKREGYF, from the coding sequence ATGAGCCAGACGAAGCCCTACCGCGTCTCACATCTGGATGCGCTCGAAGCCGAGAGCATCTTCATCATGCGGGAGGTCATGGCCGAGTTCGAGCGCCCAGCGCTGCTCTTCTCCGGCGGCAAGGACTCGATCGTGATGCTCCGCCTCGCGGAGAAGGCGTTCGCCCCCGGGCGGATCCCGTTCCCGGTCATGCACGTCGACACCGGCCACAACTTTCCCGAGGTCCTGGAGTACCGGGACCGGCGGGTGGCCACGCTCGGCCTGAACCTGGTGATCGCCAGCGTGCAGGAGGCGATCGACACCGGCCTGGTCCGCGAGCTGCCGGACGGCACCCGCAACCGGATCCAGACCCCGGTGCTGCTCGCCGCCCAGGAGAAGTACCGCTTCGACGCGCTCTTCGGCGGCGCCCGCCGGGACGAGGAGAAGGCCCGGGCCAAGGAGCGGATGTTCAGCTTCCGCGACGAGTTCGGCCAGTGGGACCCGAAGAACCAGCGGCCCGAGCTGTGGTCGCTCTACAACGGGCGGCACCACCCCGGCGAGTCGATCCGGGTGTTCCCGCTCTCCAACTGGACCGAGCTGGACGTCTGGCACTACATCGCCAAGGAGCAGATCCCGCTGCCGAGCATCTACTACGCGCACGACCGCGAGGTCGTCGAGCGCAACGGGATGTTCTACGCGGTCAACGAGTTCATCCGGCTCCGCGACGGCGAGACCTCCGAGGTGCGCCGGGTGCGGTACCGCACGGTCGGCGACGCGTCGCAGACCGCCGCGGTGCTCTCCGAGGCGGACACCGTCGAGAAGGTGATCGACGAGGTCGCCGCCACCCGGATCACCGAGCGCGGCGCCACCCGCGGCGACGACCGGGTGTCCGAGGCCGCGATGGAAGACCGTAAGCGAGAGGGTTACTTCTGA
- a CDS encoding 3'(2'),5'-bisphosphate nucleotidase CysQ, whose protein sequence is MGEQTKTSARIAGPRDAGEGGSPPVIDAAFARWLADRAGQELLRVRAEIGYADPKALKAAGDQAAHDLLKTELARWRPADAVLSEEDEHSRVAWQEGVARPDRLGASRVWIVDPLDGTREFSEEGRTDWAVHVALWTADSSNPACLAAGAVAMPAQHRTFATDKPPAYPPMPLESATGGAIRIAASRTRPPAFVTALAGEIGAELVPMGSAGVKIAAVISGEADAYVHAGGQYEWDSAAPVAVALATGLHASRIDGTPLAYNQGDPKLPDLVVCRKDLAPRLLAALQKHLPTQ, encoded by the coding sequence ATGGGCGAGCAGACGAAGACGTCGGCACGCATTGCGGGGCCGCGGGACGCCGGCGAGGGCGGCTCGCCGCCGGTCATCGACGCGGCCTTCGCCCGCTGGCTCGCGGACCGCGCCGGCCAGGAGCTTCTCCGGGTCCGAGCCGAGATCGGGTACGCGGATCCAAAGGCTCTCAAGGCCGCCGGCGACCAGGCCGCACACGACCTTCTGAAGACCGAGCTGGCCCGCTGGCGACCCGCTGACGCCGTCCTATCCGAGGAGGACGAGCACTCCCGGGTGGCCTGGCAGGAGGGCGTCGCCCGGCCGGACCGCCTGGGCGCCTCGCGTGTCTGGATCGTGGACCCGCTGGACGGCACCCGGGAGTTCTCCGAGGAGGGCCGGACCGACTGGGCCGTGCACGTGGCGCTCTGGACCGCCGACTCGTCCAATCCGGCCTGCCTCGCGGCCGGCGCGGTGGCGATGCCGGCCCAGCACCGGACGTTCGCGACCGACAAGCCCCCGGCGTACCCGCCGATGCCGCTGGAGTCGGCGACCGGCGGGGCGATCCGGATCGCGGCGAGCCGGACCCGGCCGCCCGCGTTCGTGACGGCGCTCGCCGGGGAGATCGGCGCCGAGCTGGTGCCGATGGGCTCGGCCGGTGTGAAGATCGCCGCAGTGATCAGTGGCGAGGCCGACGCGTACGTGCACGCCGGCGGTCAGTACGAGTGGGACTCGGCCGCGCCGGTCGCGGTGGCCCTGGCCACCGGGCTGCACGCCTCCCGCATCGACGGCACTCCGCTGGCCTACAACCAGGGCGACCCGAAGCTACCTGACCTGGTGGTCTGTCGTAAGGATCTCGCTCCTCGGTTGCTTGCTGCGTTGCAGAAGCATCTTCCGACACAATGA
- a CDS encoding exopolysaccharide biosynthesis polyprenyl glycosylphosphotransferase — protein sequence MSQDVSSTEPVAPENPDTGAPKTPDTDAPKKPNAGPWIPTTKIPVPGAPLSPPPAGSEARAPNRGARNNAIERHWSDRPNRSQAARPASRPFVRNRGRHAAMSRRQLWERRYVWSLVVSDLTAGVAAGVATFIVRFGDAVTQYNRAYTFFSALLPVLLLLVLAVSRAYERRYLFVGSDEYQRVLRGGVGLIAGAAVVSYALSLDLARSYVLVALPGAIAAVVVLRFLLRKRLHLARSRGENLRRVIVVGHELSVIGITRQLRRERYHGLEVVGACLPPDADGIGVDGLTVYGTFDEVASAVEQADADTVVVLSCPELDGTAVRRLAWQLERDEVDLVVASALVDVAGARTTIRPFDGLPMLHVEHPRLHGGSRLVKDVFDRLGALALLIVAGPVLLGVALCVGLTSRGPVLFRQVRVGRDGREFRIFKFRSMYLDAEARLGELRHLNEHDGVLFKMRDDPRVTPVGRWLRRFSLDELPQLLNVLLGQMSLVGPRPPLPTEVAAYADDVRRRLAVKPGMTGLWQVSGRSDLSWEEAVRLDLRYVENWSLSLDLVILLRTVTAVVRSSGAY from the coding sequence ATGTCTCAGGACGTGTCGTCGACCGAGCCCGTCGCGCCGGAGAATCCCGACACCGGGGCACCGAAGACTCCCGACACCGACGCACCGAAGAAACCCAATGCGGGACCGTGGATCCCGACCACCAAGATCCCGGTCCCGGGGGCGCCGCTCAGCCCACCTCCCGCCGGATCCGAGGCGCGAGCCCCCAACAGAGGGGCCCGTAACAACGCGATCGAGCGGCACTGGTCGGACCGCCCCAACCGCTCCCAGGCCGCCCGCCCGGCGAGCCGGCCGTTCGTCCGCAACCGCGGCCGGCACGCCGCGATGTCCCGGCGTCAGCTCTGGGAGCGCAGGTACGTCTGGTCGCTCGTCGTCTCCGACCTGACCGCCGGGGTCGCCGCCGGCGTGGCGACGTTCATCGTCCGCTTCGGCGACGCGGTGACCCAGTACAACCGTGCCTATACCTTCTTCTCCGCGCTGCTGCCGGTCCTGCTCCTGCTGGTGCTCGCGGTCTCCCGGGCGTATGAGCGCCGCTATCTCTTCGTCGGCAGCGACGAGTATCAGCGGGTGCTCCGGGGCGGCGTCGGATTGATCGCGGGGGCGGCCGTGGTCTCGTACGCGCTCAGTTTGGATCTCGCCCGGTCCTACGTGCTCGTCGCTCTGCCGGGCGCGATCGCCGCCGTCGTCGTGCTCCGGTTCCTGCTGCGCAAGCGGCTGCATCTTGCCCGCAGCCGCGGCGAGAACCTCCGACGAGTGATCGTTGTCGGACACGAGCTGTCAGTGATCGGAATCACCCGACAGTTGCGCCGCGAGCGGTACCACGGCCTCGAGGTGGTCGGCGCCTGCCTGCCCCCGGACGCCGACGGGATCGGCGTCGACGGCCTGACCGTCTACGGCACGTTCGACGAGGTGGCGAGCGCGGTCGAGCAGGCCGACGCGGACACCGTGGTGGTGCTCAGCTGCCCCGAGCTGGACGGCACCGCGGTGCGCCGGCTCGCCTGGCAGCTGGAGCGGGACGAGGTCGATCTCGTGGTGGCCAGCGCCCTGGTCGATGTGGCCGGTGCGCGGACCACGATTCGCCCGTTCGATGGACTTCCCATGCTGCACGTCGAACATCCCCGGCTGCACGGCGGATCGCGCCTGGTCAAGGACGTGTTCGATCGTTTAGGCGCACTGGCCCTGCTGATCGTTGCCGGTCCGGTGCTGCTGGGCGTGGCGCTCTGCGTGGGACTCACGTCACGTGGACCGGTACTCTTTCGCCAAGTGCGCGTGGGACGTGACGGCCGAGAATTCCGGATCTTCAAGTTCCGCAGCATGTACCTCGACGCCGAGGCTCGCCTGGGCGAACTGAGGCATCTCAACGAGCACGACGGTGTGCTCTTCAAAATGCGCGACGATCCGCGGGTCACCCCGGTCGGTCGGTGGCTGCGCCGGTTCTCGCTCGACGAGCTCCCGCAGCTGCTCAACGTCCTGCTGGGGCAGATGTCGCTGGTCGGCCCGCGACCCCCGCTGCCGACGGAGGTCGCCGCCTACGCCGACGATGTGCGGCGGCGGCTGGCGGTCAAGCCCGGCATGACCGGTCTGTGGCAGGTGTCCGGGCGCTCGGATCTCTCCTGGGAGGAGGCGGTCCGACTCGACCTGCGCTATGTCGAGAACTGGTCCCTGAGCCTCGATCTGGTGATCCTGCTCAGGACCGTGACCGCGGTGGTGCGGTCGTCCGGGGCGTACTGA
- the pth gene encoding aminoacyl-tRNA hydrolase: protein MSDEAPWLVVGLGNPGKEYAGNRHNVGFMVADLLASRIGGKFGRAKRAQGEMAEGRLGMGGPKLILLKPLTYMNLSGAPVVALSQFFKVPVANVIAVHDELDVPFGQVRAKRGGGEGGHNGLRSMSKSLATKEYARVRFGIGRPPGRQDPADYVLSDFSGAERKELDFLVDRAADVTEAIVLEGVEWAQNKFHGS, encoded by the coding sequence TTGAGCGACGAGGCACCCTGGCTGGTGGTCGGCCTGGGAAACCCCGGCAAGGAGTACGCGGGCAACCGGCACAACGTCGGATTCATGGTCGCGGACCTGCTGGCGTCCCGGATCGGCGGCAAGTTCGGCCGGGCGAAGCGGGCACAGGGCGAGATGGCCGAGGGCCGTCTGGGCATGGGTGGCCCGAAACTGATCCTCCTGAAGCCGCTGACCTATATGAACCTGTCCGGTGCCCCGGTGGTGGCGTTGTCGCAGTTCTTCAAAGTGCCCGTGGCGAATGTGATCGCGGTGCATGATGAGCTGGATGTGCCGTTCGGACAGGTGCGTGCCAAGCGGGGCGGCGGCGAGGGTGGTCACAATGGACTGCGCTCGATGTCGAAGTCGCTGGCCACCAAGGAGTACGCGCGGGTGCGTTTCGGGATCGGGAGGCCGCCGGGCCGGCAGGACCCGGCCGACTACGTGCTCTCCGACTTCTCCGGTGCGGAGCGCAAGGAGTTGGACTTCCTGGTGGACCGAGCTGCCGACGTCACCGAGGCGATAGTTCTCGAGGGCGTCGAGTGGGCGCAGAACAAGTTCCACGGAAGCTGA
- a CDS encoding 50S ribosomal protein L25/general stress protein Ctc, with amino-acid sequence MSEVKISAEPRTEFGKGGARRTRRAGLVPAVLYGHGEAPQHIALPAREFAAAIRHGGLNQIFTIDIAGNAAATLALPKAIQRDPIKDTYEHIDLLIVKRGEKVQVDIPVTLVGEAAKNTLIVHESNTVSVVAEALHLPSELEVSIDGLEAGARITAGDVKLPRGTELAVEADLVLAMITAAQSTTQAEDDAAAAEAEGESAAE; translated from the coding sequence GTGTCCGAGGTAAAGATCAGCGCCGAGCCCCGCACCGAGTTCGGCAAGGGTGGTGCCCGCCGCACGCGCCGGGCCGGCCTGGTGCCAGCCGTTCTCTACGGCCACGGCGAGGCGCCGCAGCACATCGCGCTGCCCGCCCGTGAGTTCGCCGCCGCCATCCGGCACGGTGGGCTCAACCAGATTTTCACGATCGACATCGCGGGCAACGCCGCCGCGACGCTGGCCCTGCCGAAGGCCATCCAGCGTGACCCGATCAAGGACACCTACGAGCACATCGACCTGCTCATCGTGAAGCGCGGCGAGAAGGTCCAGGTCGACATCCCGGTGACCCTGGTCGGCGAGGCCGCCAAGAACACCCTGATCGTGCACGAGTCGAACACCGTCTCGGTGGTCGCCGAGGCGCTGCACCTCCCGTCCGAGCTCGAGGTCTCGATCGACGGCCTCGAGGCCGGCGCGCGGATCACCGCCGGCGACGTGAAGCTGCCCCGCGGCACCGAGCTGGCGGTCGAGGCCGACCTGGTGCTCGCGATGATCACCGCGGCCCAGAGCACCACCCAGGCCGAGGACGACGCGGCCGCCGCCGAGGCCGAGGGCGAGAGCGCCGCGGAGTAA